A window of the Thunnus albacares chromosome 15, fThuAlb1.1, whole genome shotgun sequence genome harbors these coding sequences:
- the rlf gene encoding zinc finger protein Rlf isoform X1: MAESNVEPEHEWSDRALDTVEDTLVAMETLLATLRAFEDVLRQQEISIASSTEYCDNFCQALMHYAGSRNSMDHGLPLLEVYCLSINCFAAARSHLTAESDRVALVLKRLALSCFELLLSVPENEIPYEAWLQFHHSVQIAHDTLLQYGSTDLQALLQITGEGGAWSNPVLTSLLTGQPTNKEEVDAYISLEGEGFMEMRVKHLEKMGELAKAVVLAKACTECSFVSNQATFRQVYVTLLCHLLPNEEAIMEISRLDCKDVLEITCNLETEGEENTGFILCTTFLTQQLQQQSLYCSWELTLLWSKLQRRIGPSLMSLLERCLQLGAIAKTVHHLLYLVRVIQTEAQELGIAASVELCVKALQLPKQDDSETRISVCKTVSCLLPDDLEVLRACLLTEFLLGPSQESFSCLEELYLRPDQKYDQENEVIPNSLRCELLLALKSYWPFDPEFWDWKTLKYHCISLLGLTPESEGEEEEVVVKQERDKEHESQENAVKVESEHQQSLNGSLDGDEQQDEKKPSNSTEVQEESDTKKHKFCCLICKKSVTDTQIVHHSKRHAEDNSNPCPVCLEKFKSRKELVPHMKQHILSETQLNKNNIKNEDMQKQMDEDDDIEPGEITIDPSLMLYYKSTHDPDVLHHIVQQAKTVKEKQVEDDEHVTFDYIEQHFKLQNRDEYPCPGTGCTRTFKHSKYLYVHLKSEHKGDENVKHFHQMRDKREKCVFCRRHFVSAYHHRKHRRVHYGDHPYTCVVIGCGAKFRSSNELVTHKQTHGYQLNYQCELTGCYVTYSDLGQIYHHEAQHFRDAAFTCSSPECTKYYLSKKEFLEHLSTHNITFSEDDFEAQRKAKRKFLKTVSEARLNKSSDSEEIVNGDVLNSSSVSCASSLQASDNKEPKGTMTLVAVCFDGSKFTCGFEKCGMTFSRARDVQRHLKCAHPEHLKLENKEHKHDKERGSKSKGIKTEMEPEPEPEQKGKNEPSTPFQPVETGKERKTATHPKNNEANSSSLQAKNDTLKEILIGLSKLDLNSSSPHSVPNDPPQSESNAAQMSLHQTITAKPPVVSLPKRSPPPEEKTPVKSEQASATDEKEGSVESLATAKPYTCEVKGCGFRTAQSYSLLRHYNTKHGRTVEQAKRLTSLKNTSFKPYVCQLCSKSHREKHVLKAHYIQVHNLSETLVNKISYASVRYEGSKATNPAKHTSQHLTNHALKVRKMDIPRLHRQQEKKKVTTISETGQNFDNQSPSEEEGEDEAESREEDSREEDSREEDSREEDNEQKGESEVGTTQQVRTTRRLVAKSNLCYILDKFSKPFHCVAKNCDAAFSTQGGLVRHLQLIHHYNRSQLLLEKDFDVHHSPEVKKEPAKKRPLSNSDEPQPQYKCHFANCVSSYHLKSSLVRHTRDCHSQPPPQYKCHFANCGASYHLKSSLVRHTRDYHSQPPELIRCKYEGCTRVFSHDDALKKHTLYSHCEYYDSLVVRLQSTHKKSITGCQKKLIVTPQSPQKEEPGSPNTQAVISSPKPEVTAQSEEVGEQVGEEEKKVPRVKKEKRNSFNRYVFRSHEEALQMCQDRCLRVAYPCMVQNCDSVVTYIRSLHRHYLKVHRMRRDDIVKNEDKLVLNAEQLEELIQRTSARPTVTGVSSPNGVRKMEYQAEPENKGGQPAPMSLHSIKADTQDEDHHDPLGFPEEEEEEKEPPPVERNGVLVGADDVLYGEPSTGGHTEDSAATTQNSHKQEEKFSLDKIKPLLRTVTVDLSPPCSLRFTPEEGFQDASSNKDGKMLNKSALLPTPPVRQPLKRKNELSEQPSNLKDTQSCSPSPRPFDIGTYKPMGFESSFLKFIQETTPKDKNALSVKRRDSFRRSCSVKENNQLGISHTRSRRTHSPLLKPHAMTRDFTSVQNLKSILDKALAGCGDLAIKQLQYLRPVVVLGRPVCTTLPDLFPSDTNSSKLLLGS, encoded by the exons ATGGCGGAGAGTAATGTCGAACCAGAGCACGAATGGAGCGACCGGGCCCTGGACACGGTCGAGGACACCCTGGTTGCAATGGAAACCCTGCTGGCCACATTAAGAGCCTTCGAGGACGTCCTCAGGCAACAAGAAATATCCATAGCATCCTCCACGGAGTACTGCGACAACTTCTGTCAG gCGCTGATGCACTATGCTGGGAGCAGGAACTCCATGGATCATGGTCTGCCTCTTCTGGAGGTCTACTGCCTGTCCATAAACTGCTTTGCTGCGGCCCGATCCCACCTCACAGCAGAGTCCGACAGAGTTGCCCTTGTTTTGAAAAGACTAGCTTT GAGCTGTTTTGAACTGTTGCTGTCAGTACCTGAAAATGAAATCCCATATGAAGCCTGGCTTCAATTCCACCACTCCGTTCAG ATTGCCCATGATACCCTGCTACAGTATGGGAGCACAGACCTCCAAGCTTTACTCCAGATCACAGGAGAAGGGGGAGCATGGAGCAACCCAGTCCTCACCTCCCTCCTCACCGGCCAGCCCACCAACAAAGAAGAAG TTGATGCATACATCAGCTTGGAGGGCGAGGGCTTCATGGAGATGCGAGTGAAGCACCTGGAGAAGATGGGCGAATTGGCCAAAGCAGTGGTGTTGGCCAAAGCTTGCACTGAATGCAGTTTCGTCTCCAACCAAGCTACCTTTCGTCAAGTGTATGTCACCCTGCTTTGTCACCTGCTGCCCAATGAAGAAGCCATCATGGAG ATATCCAGACTTGATTGTAAGGATGTGCTGGAGATCACATGTAACCTGGAGACAGAAGGGGAGGAGAATACAGGCTTCATCTTGTGCACAACGTTCCTGACACAGCAGCTTCAGCAGCAGAGCCTTTACTGCTCCTG GGAGCTGACTCTCCTGTGGAGTAAGCTTCAGAGGAGGATCGGCCCCTCGTTGATGTCTCTTCTTGAACGATGCCTTCAGTTGGGTGCCATTGCCAAAACGGTCCACCATTTGCTTTACCTGGTCCGTGTTATTCAGACAGAG GCGCAGGAACTGGGGATAGCTGCGTCAGTAGAACTTTGCGTCAAAGCCCTCCAACTTCCAAAGCAGGATGACTCAGAAACAAGGATCTCTGTCTGTAAGACAGTGTCCTGCCTTCTTCCAGATGACCTTGAAGTTTTGCGTGCCTGCCTACTCACAGAATTCCTGCTTGGCCCCAGCCAGGAGAGCTTTAGCTGCCTTGAGGAGCTGTACTTGCGCCCAGACCAGAAGTATGATCAGGAAAATGAAGTTATTCCCAACTCACTACGCTGCGAGTTGCTACTGGCACTGAAATCATATTGGCCTTTTGACCCGGAATTCTGGGACTGGAAAACTCTCAAGTATCACTGCATCTCCCTTCTAGGGTTAACGCCAGAGTCAgaaggggaagaagaagaggtggtagtcaaacaagagagagataaagaacaTGAGTCACAGGAAAACGCAGTGAAAGTAGAATCTGAGCACCAACAGAGTTTAAATGGTAGTCTTGATGGTGATGAACAGCAGGATGAGAAGAAGCCTTCTAACTCAACAGAAGTTCAAGAAGAATCAGATACAAAGAAACACAAGTTCTGCTGTTTGATTTGTAAGAAGTCAGTCACTGACACCCAAATCGTCCACCACTCCAAAAGACATGCAGAGGACAACAGCAACCCCTGCCCTGTTTGCTTGGAGAAGTTCAAGAGCCGGAAGGAACTCGTTCCTCACATGAAACAACACATTTTGAGTGAAACACAActtaacaaaaataacataaagaACGAAGATATGCAGAAACAGATGGATGAGGATGATGACATTGAACCAGGTGAAATCACCATTGACCCCTCCTTAATGCTGTATTACAAATCCACACATGATCCAGATGTGCTGCACCACATTGTGCAGCAAGCTAAAACTGTCAAAGAGAAGCAAGTGGAGGATGACGAGCATGTAACATTCGATTACATCGAGCAACACTTCAAACTGCAGAACAGAGATGAGTATCCCTGTCCAGGAACTGGATGTACCAGGACTTTTAAACATTCCAAGTACTTATACGTTCACTTAAAGTCAGAGCATAAAGGTGATGAgaatgtgaaacattttcatcagaTGAGAGACAAGCGAGAGAAGTGTGTCTTTTGTAGACGCCATTTTGTCTCAGCTTACCATCACCGCAAACATAGAAGAGTTCACTATGGTGATCACCCATACACATGTGTGGTCATCGGTTGTGGCGCCAAATTTAGATCTTCCAATGAACTTGTTACGCACAAACAGACCCATGGCTATCAGCTCAACTACCAGTGTGAGCTTACAGGCTGTTACGTCACGTACTCCGACTTGGGACAAATCTATCACCATGAGGCACAGCATTTCAGAGATGCAGCTTTTACCTGCTCTAGTCCTGAATGTACAAAATACTATTTATCCAAAAAGGAATTTCTAGAGCATTTATCCACACATAATATTACCTTCTCTGAAGACGACTTTGAGGCTCAGAGGAAGGCAAAGCGGAAATTTCTTAAGACTGTTTCTGAAGCACGCCTTAATAAGTCAAGTGATTCAGAAGAGATTGTAAATGGTGATGTCCTAAACTCTTCCTCAGTAAGTTGTGCCTCCTCTTTGCAAGCATCTGACAACAAGGAGCCCAAAGGAACAATGACCTTGGTGGCCGTGTGTTTCGATGGGAGTAAGTTCACCTGTGGTTTTGAGAAGTGTGGCATGACTTTCTCCAGAGCCAGAGACGTCcaaagacatctgaaatgtgccCATCCAGAACACCTTAAACTGGAGaacaaagaacacaaacatgatAAGGAGCGAGGCTCAAAGTCCAAAGGCATAAAGACTGAAATGGAGCCGGAGCCAGAGCCTGagcaaaagggaaaaaatgaaccCTCGACTCCATTTCAACCTGTGGAGActgggaaagaaagaaaaacagccacTCATCCCAAAAACAATGAAGCAAACTCTTCAAGCCTTCAAGCAAAAAATGACACTCTGAAAGAAATTCTTATTGGTCTCAGTAAACTGGACCTCAATTCCTCATCCCCTCACAGTGTGCCAAATGACCCCCCTCAGTCAGAATCAAATGCAGCACAAATGTCCCTTCATCAGACAATCACAGCAAAACCACCTGTTGTATCACTTCCAAAAAGATCTCCTCCACCCGAGGAAAAGACGCCGGTAAAATCTGAGCAAGCATCTGCAACTGATGAAAAAGAAGGCAGTGTTGAATCATTAGCCACTGCTAAGCCGTACACCTGTGAGGTGAAAGGTTGTGGCTTCAGGACTGCACAGAGTTATAGCTTACTGCGCCACTATAACACCAAACATGGCCGTACGGTCGAACAGGCCAAAAGGTTGACCtctttgaaaaacacatcttttaaGCCCTATGTGTGCCAGCTTTGTTCCAAGagtcacagagaaaaacatgtgttGAAGGCCCACTATATCCAGGTACATAACCTGAGTGAGACTTTGGTGAACAAAATAAGCTATGCATCTGTGCGGTATGAGGGAAGCAAAGCCACTAACCCCGCAAAGCATACATCTCAGCACTTGACAAACCATGCTCTAAAAGTGAGGAAGATGGACATCCCACGGTTGCATCGccaacaggagaaaaaaaaagtaaccaCGATAAGTGAAACTGGACAAAACTTTGACAATCAGTCTCCAtctgaagaggaaggagaggacgAAGCAGAGAGTAGAGAGGAAGACAGTAGAGAGGAAGACAGTAGAGAGGAAGACAGTAGAGAGGAAGACAATGAGCAGAAGGGAGAAAGTGAGGTTGGGACCACACAACAGGTCAGAACTACAAGACGTTTGGTGGCCAAAAGCAATCTCTGCTATATTTTGGATAAATTTAGTAAACCCTTTCATTGTGTAGCAAAAAACTGTGATGCAGCTTTTTCCACCCAGGGAGGCCTTGTGCGCCACCTGCAGTTAATACACCATTACAATCGCTCTCAGCTTTTGTTGGAAAAAGATTTTGATGTGCATCACAGTCCAGAAGTGAAGAAAGAGCCTGCCAAGAAAAGGCCTCTCTCAAACTCAGATGAACCTCAACCCCAATACAAATGTCACTTTGCCAACTGTGTCTCCTCCTACCACCTTAAAAGCAGCCTGGTACGTCACACCCGTGACTGTCACTCTCAACCACCACCTCAATACAAATGTCACTTTGCCAACTGTGGTGCCTCCTACCACCTTAAAAGCAGCCTGGTTCGTCACACTCGTGACTATCACTCCCAGCCACCAGAGCTAATAAGGTGCAAGTATGAGGGCTGTACAAGAGTGTTCAGCCATGATGATGCACTTAAAAAACATACACTTTATAGTCACTGTGAGTACTATGACTCACTGGTGGTACGTCTGCAGAGCACTCACAAAAAGTCGATTACTGGATGCCAAAAGAAGCTTATAGTCACTCCACAGAGTCCTCAAAAAGAAGAACCTGGTTCACCCAACACACAGGCTGTAATATCGAGTCCCAAGCCTGAAGTGACCGCCCAGTCAGAGGAAGTGGGTGAGCAGGTTggtgaggaggagaagaaggtaCCAAGAgtcaaaaaggagaaaagaaattCTTTCAACCGCTATGTCTTCAGATCTCATGAAGAAGCTTTACAAATGTGCCAAGACCGTTGTCTGCGTGTGGCCTACCCATGCATGGTTCAGAACTGTGACTCTGTTGTCACATACATACGGAGCTTGCACCGTCACTACCTGAAGGTTCACCGTATGCGTCGAGACGATATCGTGAAGAATGAAGATAAGCTTGTTTTGAATGCCGAGCAGCTGGAGGAACTGATTCAGAGGACGTCAGCCAGGCCAACTGTTACAGGAGTGAGTAGCCCTAATGGGGTTCGCAAAATGGAGTATCAGGCAGAACCAGAAAACAAAGGGGGGCAGCCTGCACCCATGAGCCTGCACTCCATCAAGGCAGACACACAAGATGAGGATCATCATGATCCACTGGGATtccctgaggaggaggaggaggagaaggaaccGCCTCCTGTTGAGAGAAATGGTGTCCTTGTTGGTGCAGATGATGTGCTGTACGGTGAACCAAGCACCGGTGGGCACACCGAAGACTCAGCTGCAACAACACAGAACAGTCACAAACAGGAGGAGAAGTTCAGCTTGGATAAAATCAAACCTCTCCTTCGTACTGTCACTGTTGACCTCTCACCACCATGCTCACTGCGCTTTACTCCTGAGGAGGGCTTCCAAGACGCATCAAGCAACAAAGATGGTAAAATGTTGAACAAGTCCGCTCTGTTGCCCACTCCTCCTGTTCGGCAGCCGCTAAAACGGAAAAACGAACTGTCTGAACAGCCGTCAAACTTGAAAGACACTCAGTCTTGTAGCCCTTCTCCACGCCCTTTTGACATCGGCACATATAAGCCCATGGGCTTTGAATCCTCATTCCTGAAATTCATCCAAGAGACCACACCTAAAGACAAAAACGCATTGTCAGTGAAACGACGAGACTCATTCAGACGCAGTTGTTCAGTCAAGGAGAACAACCAGCTGGGAATCTCTCACACTCGCAGCAGACGCACTCATTCCCCACTGCTGAAGCCCCATGCTATGACTAGGGACTTCACATCAGTCCAAAACTTGAAGTCCATCCTGGACAAAGCCCTGGCTGGGTGTGGGGACCTGGCCATTAAGCAGCTTCAGTACCTCAGACCTGTAGTGGTCCTGGGGAGACCTGTGTGCACCACCCTGCCTGACCTCTTCCCATCAGACACCAACAGCAGCAAACTGCTTCTTGGAAGTTAA